From Pseudomonadota bacterium:
TCAGCAAAAACGATGCCTCGCTGAGCGGCTTGTTCAAGGATGACTCGAACAGGTTTAATTATGAATCGATCATGACGTTTTCGTTGAAGGCCAATAATCGTCTGACCGGTTTTCTGGTCCTGGTTTCCCTCAGTCCTGAAATTGTTTTTACCGATCGCCTGCGGCGCCTGCTTTACATGCTGGTTTCCAAGGCGGCAGGCGCCATTGAGAACACCCGTCTCTACGACAACCTGCAGAGGCAATATGTCGAAACTGTCGAAAGTTTCGCCCTGGCCCTGGAGACCAAGGATTCCTATACCCATGGACACTCTCGGCAGGTGGCCTGTTATGCGGCCTTGATCGCTCGTAAACTGGATTTCTCTTCAGAGAAACTCGCCGCTTTGCAGCAGGCCGCGATTTTGCATGATATCGGTAAAATCGGGGTTTCTGATACCATCTTGAATCTCTCCCGGCCCCTGACCGAAGGGGAATTTCAGGAAATCCGGGAACATCCTCGCAAGGGCCGGGATATTCTGGCTCCGATCAGTTCGTTGGCGACGGTGACGGCGGTGGTCTATCATCATCATGAACATTGGAACGGCAAAGGTTACCCCGCCGGCCTGAGTGGTTTTGATATTCCCCTGATGGCGCGAATTATCGCCGTGGCCGATGCCTTTGACGCCATGACCTCGCAGCGTCCCTATCGTTTGCCGCTGAGCTTGGATGAGGCCTTGGCCGAGTTGAGAAATGGGGCGGGCCGGCAGTTTGATCCCGAACTGGTCGCCGTGTTTCTCAAACATAAGGATGAAATCGAACTGATGTTGAGTAATCGTCCGCTGTCGGTTCAGCCTTCAGGAGGAAAAAACTATAGTTGTCCGGCGGCCCCCTCCGCCCATAACCTTTCCGAGACAATTTCTTGCGACTGATCGTCAAGGTGCGGGCTCTTTTTGAACTGGCTCTGACCGCGCGGATGCTGGTTGCCTTGCTGATGGGTTTTGCCTGCGGTCTGCCCTTGTTGTTGACGATCACGATTCTTCAGGCCTGGATGAAGGAGTCCGGAGTCGACATTCGCGTGATCGGGCTTTTTTCCCTGGTTGGCCTGCCCTATACCCTGAAATTTCTCTGGGCTCCGGTTCTGGATCGCTATAGTTTGCCGTTTCTGGGGCGACGCCGAGGCTGGCTTCTGGTCGCGCAGTTTGCTCTGATTCTGACCATCGCCGGTCTGGGACTGGCCAGTCCACTTGAAAGCCCGCACCTGGTTGCCTTGCTGGCTTGTCTGGTGACCTTTTTTTCTGCTTCACAGGATATTGTCGTCGATGCTTACCGACGAGAAGATCTGAGTGATGCCGAACTGGGGCTGGGCTCTTCCCTGTATGTCAACGGCTATCGTCTCGGAATGCTTCTGGCCGGCAGCGGCGGCTTGATTCTGGCGGATCATCTTTCTTTTCGCGCGGTTTACCTGGTCATGGCCGGATCCCTGCTTCTCGGAGTTCTGACCACCGTTTTCTGCCGGGAACCGCGACATGATGCCGGCCGGCCACGCTCCTTTAGAGAGGCCGTGCTGGGGCCGTTTGCCGACTATTTCAGTCGTCGGGGGGCCTGGTTGCTGCTGGCCTTTATTCTTTTTTATAAAATCGGCGATCAGATGGCTTCCAGTCTGACCATGCCGTTTTATCTGGAGCTGGGTTTCAGTAAAACCGAGATCGGGACGGTGGTCAAACTTTTCGGTTTCTGGGCGACCCTGGCCGGTGGCCTGGTCGGTGG
This genomic window contains:
- a CDS encoding MFS transporter yields the protein MLVALLMGFACGLPLLLTITILQAWMKESGVDIRVIGLFSLVGLPYTLKFLWAPVLDRYSLPFLGRRRGWLLVAQFALILTIAGLGLASPLESPHLVALLACLVTFFSASQDIVVDAYRREDLSDAELGLGSSLYVNGYRLGMLLAGSGGLILADHLSFRAVYLVMAGSLLLGVLTTVFCREPRHDAGRPRSFREAVLGPFADYFSRRGAWLLLAFILFYKIGDQMASSLTMPFYLELGFSKTEIGTVVKLFGFWATLAGGLVGGLTLLQIGIYRALWWFGLLQALSTAGFVLLAQAGGGLCLLTGVIAFENLSAGMGTAAYVAYMATLTNKKFTATQYALLSSLMGIPRVLAAAPTGYLVAAGGWSFFFIFCTAAALPGLLLLYWIRPDKLEL
- a CDS encoding response regulator, producing MENSWQNHEVNILVVDDDEGIVEILDDYLRELGYRVVCAANGVEALERLDEKDFDLLLTDINMPKMNGMELVERIKTREKAPTTIMITAYASIQSAVDALKCGVYDYLTKPFVLDEVKNAVSRALEKHFLQRENVNLKEMMALYRASEVISSRFVFKEVLEVLFDSVAYFTQTDFIALYLDDSGGIEADSDFRLCRRKLFCRLPTADRYLLNLLPKRFPAVVAEKYFLCSSSRIFSKNDASLSGLFKDDSNRFNYESIMTFSLKANNRLTGFLVLVSLSPEIVFTDRLRRLLYMLVSKAAGAIENTRLYDNLQRQYVETVESFALALETKDSYTHGHSRQVACYAALIARKLDFSSEKLAALQQAAILHDIGKIGVSDTILNLSRPLTEGEFQEIREHPRKGRDILAPISSLATVTAVVYHHHEHWNGKGYPAGLSGFDIPLMARIIAVADAFDAMTSQRPYRLPLSLDEALAELRNGAGRQFDPELVAVFLKHKDEIELMLSNRPLSVQPSGGKNYSCPAAPSAHNLSETISCD